The Legionella jordanis genomic sequence CTTTTGATCATGTTTTTGCGTACCATACAAGGTAAAAACCACTTGGAAAAAGCGGGTATTTTGGCGAAAAAAGCTTGCTTTACATGAGCCCACTCACTCTCATCCAACCAGCGAAAGTAGAGCATTATCCAGTAAAGACGCTCACAAAATGTAGCCTCTAAAAGCAAATTTAACGCTCTTTGTTCATGGTTTAAATGCCTGTCGAGAGGATAGCCAAATTTTTCTTGCAAGTGATTAATAATCAATTCTGTATCGGCATAAGGTTCCCCATCCATTTTGATGAAAGGCAATTTACCTTTGGGTGATTTTTTGGGATTCATTACAAAACGAATTTCATAGGGAATTTCGGCCATGCGCAAATAAGTTTCCAGTTTGACACAAAAAGGGCTTGCATTGGGCAAACCCCACATGCCTGGAAATTGGTACAATATAATCATGTTTTAATATTCCTTATACACATTTTGCTTCGCAGCGCGTTGGTGGCGCGATTATACTTAGCTCTTCTTTTTCTAGGAAGCCGATACTTGATTTTATAAAGGGGTTTTATGAATTTATGTCCTTGTGGTTCAAAGAAAAATTATGATGATTGCTGTGGCTTATACCTGACAGGGAAGGCAAATGCCAAAACCCCAGAAGTACTGATGCGTTCTCGTTATACAGCTTACACTCGGGCCAATATAGATTATATAAAACAAACCATGCGTGGGTCCGCCTTACAGGGCTTTCATGAAATCGAAGCGGCAACTTGGGCGAGGCGAGTTCAATGGCTGGATTTAAAAGTGATTCGCTCTTATCTGGATCCTCTAGACAGCAATAAGGGCTGGGTTGAATTCAAGGCTCGATTTAAAGAGGGAGATCAGCTTGAAAGCATTCATGAGTTGAGCGAATTTGAATGCCAAGAAGGATTATGGTTTTATACCAGTGGCCAACCAGGAGGAAAAAACCTCCCTAGGCAGCCTAAAACACCCCGCAATGCACCCTGCCCTTGTGGAAGCCAGAAGAAATTTAAAAATTGTTGTCTGCTATCAGGCAAATTTAGCTAAGTCTGCGCAAGCAATTTGTTGGTATAGGCAATAGCAAGAGCTGATAGTAGCAAAGTCAAATGAATGATTACCTGCCACATGACACTCATGGTACTTTGAGTGGCTGGATCAATAAACGTCCTGAGTAAATGAATGGAAGAAATTCCTATTAAAGCCAGTGCTAATTTAATTTTCATTGCTCCAGCATCAATATGATCCAGCCATTCGGGCTGATCCGGATGATTGGACAAATTCAGTTTTGAAACGAACGTTTCGTACCCTCCCATAATGACCATAATTAATAAATTAGCAATCATGACCACATCAATGAGATCCAAAACGCCTAACATGATTTCGGTATTGTCAGCGGAATGGATATGACCCATTAAATGAAAGAGCTCGGCAATGAAGCGATAAGCATAGGCCATCAATATCAATAACAAGCCAAGATATAATGGAGCCTGAATCCATCGTCCCATAAAAATTATTTGGCTGAGCAAATACGCGAATTGCTGGCCTTTGCTTTGGGATTTTTGTTCATTATTTTGATTCATAAAAAGAGAAAACTAAGTGTGAAACAACTGTCACATTGTATCCTAAATGGCTAGATTAAAGAACAGGATAACAGGAATGGTGGGCCGTATAGGGATCGAACCTATGACACAGAGGTTAAGAGCCTCCTGCTCTACCAGCTGAGCTAACGGCCCACATTACCTACAGCATAGTCTTTTTTATTAGAAATTCAAGAGCTTAAACAAAGTCAGATCTAAGTCCATCCCTAGGGCTATCCTCCTGTAACTTTTCTTCTATCACTGCATTTAGCTCTGCTAATCTTTTCTCGATAGCTGGTATAGCCACTGATGTTTCCGGAATAGTGCCAAGGAGTAAACTTAAAAGCTGGACATCAGCTTTCAATTGATGGAACAAGCGTTCATTTTTCTGCTCGAGTTCTTTTCGATTTTTCACCTCTTCCGCAAGTTGCCCTTGAATATTTTCTAAACTTTTTGCCCGGCGCTCTCGTGATTCACGAGCCGAAATCATATTGCTATATCTGCGAAGCGTTTGCCTCTCTTCTTGGTTGAGTCCTTTCTTTTGCCGTTTATTCCTTAAAACTTCCATTTTAGCAAGTACTTCCTCTGTAGCCATTTCTCGGTTACTTAGCCTTTTGTTGGCTGACAAAGCTCTGGACGGTTCTCCAGGGTTAGTAAGGCATTTTTTTTCCTCATCTTGTTCTTTCGGAAGATGCACAGGGGCAGGTTGAGAGGAGGGTAAGGCAAAAAATCCCAAGGGGTTGCTTCCTGAATACTGTGGCAAAGTTGAGGGATAGACGCAATCCTCAGCGGGAGGAAGTTCCAGCAGTGGCAAACCGGAACCAGAAGATGTAAGTATAAGCTCTTCATCAAAAGGATGGGCGGGTAACTCCTGATAAAAATCATCAAATTCTGCATTGAAGACGGGCTGGTATGAGGGTTCAAAATTTTTTGTTTCAATACCTGTTTTAGAGAATTTCTCATTCAATGCATCTTTAATTTCCTGCGCCTCTAAATCGGGAAGGTATATGGGCATCAGACTGGAAAAAAGACTAAGATGCAGCAGGCGCTGTTGTTGTTGATACATGAATGTATAAGCTTGCAGTTGCTGTTGAGCTTCCATGGGTGAAGTGGATTTGAGAAAAAAATCCAAATGTTGCCTTTGCCGATGAATCAATTCTGAAAATTCCTTGCCAAGAGATTCCCCAAAAAAGGATTGTAAATCCATTTGTCGTTTTATTTGATTGTCATAAAATTTAGACATAGATGTTCCTGTAATGTAAATGAGTTTTCATAAAGGCATTTAACTGCTCATCAAGTCAATCAAATGGTTATTTTTTAGCATGCGGAAGCAGAGACCGAAGGCTCTTCAAAATCATCCAGGCTCTGTATTTGCCTTTTATTGTCAAAAAAATGCAGCCTATGTTTCTTACATCGGGCAATATAATGTTTATGCCTTGTTTCTTTTGCTTTTTGAAACATAGAATAAAGATGTCTTAACTTGGGTGGAATTACCTCTTTCTCTTCGGCTTTTTTGGCCTGGGACAGGGTTCGCCTCCGGTTTTCAGCACGTTGAAAATGGTTCTCTGCAAAAGACCATAACATGCCTCTAGCATCTGGAGAGAATACTGTTCCTTTATAAAAATATATCGGACTATTTTCTGCCCTTAGGTATCCAGACTGGAACTGTCTCGCTCGTAACTCATTGTCTTGCTCTGTTCCACAGCAATAAATGTGAATGAAGCCAATGCTGTGAGCGATGGCTAAAATATCCTGGTTAAACCGATCCGTTAGCGTGGATATGGATATTCGTTGGCCTTTGGTTTCATCGATGTGATTAGCAATCATATTTACATCATCACAACCATGGGCGAGCACGTAAAGGGAACTGGCATAAAGTATTTCAGCTCTGCGGAATTCATCTTGGTGGTGAATAACCATGATCGATTCAATGGAGTTATTTCTATGGTTTATTACCCAAGCCTCGGCTGCCTGGCTTAAATCACCCGCTTCGTCCTTAGCAAAAGGAATGTAGAGAATTATCATATTTAAACTAACAGAGCAAAATAGATGCAATAGTAGTTTTTTTTCCTTAAGGGAATGTTAAGGGGTTTAAAATTTTAATCAGCAGACCATTCTTTTAACTTAAAAAATAATTCGCAGTTATTGCAACTTAATTGAGATTTCGAGGGTGCTATCCTTAACCCTTACAATCTAGCCTAAACTCTATTCCTTTCCTCATCCTCATCCCCCTCCTTTGAATCGTCTTCTGGAATCGTCTCTTCCTCTACTTCATTCCTTTCTCCCTCTAAAGAAATGGGATTCTCTCCCTCCTCCTCTCTACCTCTTGGATTGTCTCCCTCTTCTTCCTCATCGTCTAAATCGGGAGAGACAGGACTTGTTCTTTTTACAACGTCTTTTTGATGCAATTGTTCCTCTTTTAATACTTTTGCCGTACTGCTTAATTGAATTTCAGGTTGGATTGTCTTTAGTTGTTCCAAGAGTTTATCATCGCCTACCGTTTCCGCTTTGAGTTGCTCTTGTAATTCATTGATGGCCTTTCTTTCCTTAACAATTCGAAAACTTAAAAGTCCTGCCGCAATCACCGCAACAGCCACGGATAACAA encodes the following:
- a CDS encoding glutathione S-transferase family protein → MIILYQFPGMWGLPNASPFCVKLETYLRMAEIPYEIRFVMNPKKSPKGKLPFIKMDGEPYADTELIINHLQEKFGYPLDRHLNHEQRALNLLLEATFCERLYWIMLYFRWLDESEWAHVKQAFFAKIPAFSKWFLPCMVRKNMIKSLKSQGIGRHTPQEVQEMGYRSLDAVAAILADKKYFHGDELTTIDATAFGFLSNILWLPFEDPLKKHVQQHQNLLHYCDKIWTNFYPEMPKPFNLF
- a CDS encoding YchJ family protein; the encoded protein is MNLCPCGSKKNYDDCCGLYLTGKANAKTPEVLMRSRYTAYTRANIDYIKQTMRGSALQGFHEIEAATWARRVQWLDLKVIRSYLDPLDSNKGWVEFKARFKEGDQLESIHELSEFECQEGLWFYTSGQPGGKNLPRQPKTPRNAPCPCGSQKKFKNCCLLSGKFS
- a CDS encoding TIGR00645 family protein; this translates as MNQNNEQKSQSKGQQFAYLLSQIIFMGRWIQAPLYLGLLLILMAYAYRFIAELFHLMGHIHSADNTEIMLGVLDLIDVVMIANLLIMVIMGGYETFVSKLNLSNHPDQPEWLDHIDAGAMKIKLALALIGISSIHLLRTFIDPATQSTMSVMWQVIIHLTLLLSALAIAYTNKLLAQT
- a CDS encoding bZIP transcription factor; translated protein: MSKFYDNQIKRQMDLQSFFGESLGKEFSELIHRQRQHLDFFLKSTSPMEAQQQLQAYTFMYQQQQRLLHLSLFSSLMPIYLPDLEAQEIKDALNEKFSKTGIETKNFEPSYQPVFNAEFDDFYQELPAHPFDEELILTSSGSGLPLLELPPAEDCVYPSTLPQYSGSNPLGFFALPSSQPAPVHLPKEQDEEKKCLTNPGEPSRALSANKRLSNREMATEEVLAKMEVLRNKRQKKGLNQEERQTLRRYSNMISARESRERRAKSLENIQGQLAEEVKNRKELEQKNERLFHQLKADVQLLSLLLGTIPETSVAIPAIEKRLAELNAVIEEKLQEDSPRDGLRSDFV